One Littorina saxatilis isolate snail1 linkage group LG10, US_GU_Lsax_2.0, whole genome shotgun sequence DNA window includes the following coding sequences:
- the LOC138978113 gene encoding heparanase-like, protein MMCSSVIFRALLINLLVGCVSSFLVHDAGLTLDVKLDLTHQVSSTDDRFLGVTLDSTLILYGHISRMDISSPLLKTLTQALSPAYLRVGGTKGDALTFNPSITGNRNTEFGADIWDKLNNFAHLAKWDMIWDFDYASLYKNYHWDPSNAKTMLQYSQDHGYKLPCFQLGNEPNLFYYFYHVWVTPQTLARDYQNFKTDVHSFPQYRDACILGPELTDISDPNHKKYITEFLQAGGGKALDGLTIHHYYECSNTFPISLGWFMDLRNFEAFENQLNIATQVVKQYAPGLPLWLSETSTVIITCPGEPNLRTTYANGFLYLDKLGMSARYGLKHVIRHQFFSQLVNSTYDFTPFTDYFVTLLYKRLVQGPVFKVLTSTPTVRMYAHCANPDSYQKGAIVVYAINIESADATLSFSQFHGQQFHLYLLTPGDQDGLTSKYIALNDQKLEMNGNQLPAMNPKVVHGANTVTLRGRSYGFVVLPDANVDVCKH, encoded by the exons ATGATGTGCTCTAGTGTTATTTTTAGGGCGTTGTTGATCAACCTATTGGTCGGTTGtgtctcttcttttctcgtccaTGATGCAG GATTAACGCTGGACGTGAAACTGGATTTAACGCATCAAGTCTCCAGCACGGATGACCGTTTCCTTGGTGTCACACTCGACTCAACTTTGATTCTCTATGGGCATATTTCTCGAATGGACATAAG TTCACCGCTGCTGAAAACACTGACCCAAGCTCTCTCCCCTGCCTACCTGCGGGTGGGGGGTACTAAAGGGGACGCCTTGACCTTTAACCCGTCCATTACTGGCAACAGAAACACAGAATTTGGAG CGGACATTTGGGACAAACTCAACAACTTTGCTCACCTGGCGAAATGGGACATGATCTGGGACTTCGATTACGCCTCACTGTACAAAAACTACCACTGGGATCCTAGCAACGCCAAAACAATGCTTCAATATTCCCAGGACCATGGCTACAAACTGCCCTGTTTCCAGCTAGGAAATG AACCCAACTTGTTTTACTACTTTTACCACGTTTGGGTAACTCCTCAAACTCTGGCACGGGATTACCAGAACTTCAAGACTGACGTTCACAGTTTTCCCCAATACCGTGATGCGTGCATCCTGGGACCTGAGCTCACTGACATTTCGGATCCGAACCACAAGAAGTACATTACTGA GTTTCTTCAGGCTGGAGGAGGAAAGGCTCTCGACGGTTTAACCATTCACCA CTATTACGAGTGTTCCAACACGTTTCCGATCAGTCTCGGCTGGTTCATGGACCTGAGAAACTTTGAAGCCTTTGAAAACCAGCTGAATATAGCGACCCAAGTGGTCAAACAATACGCCCCTGGGCTTCCATTGTGGCTGTCCGAGACTTCTACAGTCATCATCACTTGCCCTGGGGAGCCAAATCTAAGAACCACCTATGCCAATGGATTTTT GTATCTGGATAAGCTGGGGATGAGTGCTAGGTATGGACTGAAGCACGTCATCAGACACCAGTTCTTCTCTCAGCTTGTCAACAGCACATATGACTTCACCCCCTTCACC GATTACTTTGTGACACTGCTGTACAAACGCCTGGTGCAGGGCCCCGTGTTCAAGGTGCTTACCTCAACACCCACAGTCCGCATGTACGCCCACTGTGCCAACCCTGACAG TTACCAGAAGGGGGCGATAGTCGTGTACGCCATCAACATTGAGAGCGCCGATGCCACCTTGAGCTTCAGTCAGTTCCATGGACAGCAGTTCCACCTCTATTTGCTCACTCCAGGCGACCAAGACGGCCTCACATCAAA GTATATCGCTCTCAACGATCAGAAACTCGAGATGAACGGGAACCAGCTACCTGCCATGAACCCAAAGGTTGTACACGGAGCTAACACCGTCACACTGAGGGGCAGATCGTATGGCTTTGTCGTCCTCCCCGACGCCAATGTGGACGTCTGCAAACACTAG